The Staphylococcus sp. KG4-3 genome has a window encoding:
- a CDS encoding DUF1798 family protein, whose translation MQQIITQLLNDVLLMQERYESVKTSGEDYDFYSTVVPFTTEIDQRLNTLLNRESQILQLQYMNKKKFDLLISNIESLSVECHFKRTSRKLFTEKLKAVQYDLSYIQRNEFCL comes from the coding sequence ATGCAACAAATTATTACACAACTATTAAATGATGTTTTGTTAATGCAAGAAAGGTATGAATCCGTGAAAACATCAGGAGAAGATTACGACTTTTATTCTACTGTTGTACCGTTTACCACTGAGATAGACCAACGCTTAAACACACTTTTGAATCGAGAATCACAAATCCTTCAATTACAATATATGAACAAAAAGAAGTTCGACCTTTTAATTTCAAATATCGAGTCACTTTCAGTTGAATGCCATTTCAAACGTACAAGCCGAAAATTGTTCACAGAAAAATTAAAAGCTGTACAATATGATTTAAGTTATATTCAAAGAAATGAGTTTTGTTTATGA
- the rarD gene encoding EamA family transporter RarD, whose protein sequence is MNTEFKKGIIFAFGAYFLWGILPIYWGLIDDIGAFEILAFRIVLSMIFMLFIVILTKNTAPFKRDIQRLFTNPIQLIAIIAAGYVITINWGTFIWAVTNGHVLQSSLGYYINPLVSILLALIFLKERFNKLEWIAIGLAVVGVLYMTLKIGVFPGISLLLAGSFGIYGLIKKLVPIDAISSITIECIVTAPAGFIYLWYIWYHGGLTFGMNVSSFWLLFSGAVTAVPLILFSAGARRIPLSLTGFIQYIGPTLMFLIGIFLFKEPFDLDQLITFIFIWVGIIIYSISQYVKIKKDKNPVIN, encoded by the coding sequence TTGAATACAGAATTTAAAAAAGGAATTATCTTTGCTTTCGGAGCATATTTCTTATGGGGCATACTACCCATTTATTGGGGATTAATTGACGATATAGGAGCATTTGAAATATTAGCATTTCGAATTGTACTTTCTATGATTTTTATGTTATTTATCGTTATCCTTACTAAAAATACTGCGCCATTTAAACGAGATATTCAACGACTATTTACGAATCCAATACAACTCATTGCGATTATTGCAGCTGGCTATGTGATAACAATTAATTGGGGCACATTCATATGGGCTGTTACAAATGGACACGTGTTACAATCCAGTTTAGGTTACTACATAAATCCACTTGTAAGTATTTTACTTGCATTAATATTTTTAAAGGAGCGATTCAATAAACTTGAATGGATTGCCATAGGACTTGCTGTTGTAGGTGTGTTATATATGACATTGAAAATAGGGGTATTCCCTGGCATTTCTTTATTGTTAGCAGGTTCATTTGGAATCTATGGATTAATTAAAAAACTTGTTCCAATAGATGCTATAAGCAGTATAACTATCGAATGTATTGTAACAGCGCCTGCTGGATTTATCTATTTATGGTATATATGGTATCACGGTGGACTTACATTTGGTATGAACGTTTCTTCTTTTTGGTTGTTATTCTCAGGAGCCGTTACAGCAGTCCCACTTATATTGTTCTCAGCCGGTGCCAGACGCATACCGTTATCATTAACTGGCTTTATACAATATATCGGACCTACTTTAATGTTTTTAATTGGCATCTTCCTATTCAAAGAGCCATTTGATTTAGATCAACTCATTACATTTATCTTTATTTGGGTGGGGATTATAATTTATAGCATTTCACAATATGTAAAAATCAAAAAAGATAAAAACCCAGTGATAAATTAA
- a CDS encoding SDR family oxidoreductase: MTRVLILGANGAISKAAINSFLENTTYTLRLFLRDANRLPDYASDRIRVREGDATNLDDVTNAMEDVDIVFASLSGNLDKEAQTIVEAMNANKVKRLVFVTSLGIYNEIPGKFGEWVQTQISESLPVYKKAADIIEQSGLDYTIFRPAWLTDINEIDYEITKKDQPFKGTEVSRKSVAAVAVQIAKNPKLYLNENIGINKPNTNFEKPRWK; encoded by the coding sequence ATGACAAGAGTATTGATACTAGGAGCTAATGGTGCGATTTCTAAAGCAGCTATCAACTCATTTTTAGAAAATACAACATATACCTTAAGATTATTTTTAAGAGATGCAAACAGATTACCTGACTATGCCTCAGATCGTATACGAGTTCGTGAAGGCGATGCCACAAATTTAGATGATGTTACTAATGCAATGGAAGATGTTGATATTGTTTTCGCTTCATTATCCGGTAATTTAGATAAAGAAGCACAAACAATTGTCGAAGCCATGAATGCAAATAAAGTAAAACGACTTGTATTTGTTACTTCACTTGGTATCTACAACGAAATCCCAGGTAAATTTGGTGAGTGGGTACAAACTCAAATTAGTGAATCATTACCAGTCTATAAAAAAGCTGCAGACATAATTGAACAATCCGGTCTTGATTATACAATATTCAGACCAGCTTGGTTAACTGATATAAACGAAATTGATTACGAAATCACTAAAAAAGATCAACCCTTTAAAGGAACTGAAGTATCTAGAAAAAGTGTAGCTGCAGTAGCAGTACAAATTGCAAAGAATCCAAAACTATATTTAAATGAAAACATTGGTATAAATAAACCAAATACAAATTTCGAGAAACCAAGATGGAAATAA
- the recU gene encoding Holliday junction resolvase RecU, whose amino-acid sequence MNYPNGKPFNGNKSQDGRTHQGQTSKIDYGGRGMSLENDIELSNTYYLNHGIAVIHKKPTPVQIVNVHYPMRSKAVINEAYFRTPSTTDYNGIYNGRYLDFEAKETKNKTSFPLNNMHDHQVKHMDACYKQNGIVFLLIRFKSLDEVYLLPYSNFKMFWERHINEIKKSITVEEIRKNGYYIPYQYQPRLNYLKTVDKLILDESEDRV is encoded by the coding sequence ATGAATTACCCAAATGGAAAGCCATTTAATGGAAATAAGTCTCAAGACGGACGAACTCATCAGGGGCAAACTAGTAAAATTGATTACGGTGGCAGAGGTATGTCGCTAGAAAACGATATAGAATTGTCGAATACTTATTATTTGAATCATGGTATAGCTGTAATACATAAGAAACCTACACCCGTTCAAATAGTAAATGTTCACTATCCGATGAGAAGTAAAGCTGTTATAAATGAGGCTTATTTCAGAACGCCGTCGACTACCGACTATAACGGTATTTATAATGGCCGATATTTAGACTTTGAAGCGAAAGAAACGAAAAATAAAACGTCCTTTCCTTTAAATAACATGCATGATCATCAAGTGAAACACATGGATGCCTGTTATAAACAAAACGGAATTGTCTTTTTATTAATTCGTTTTAAATCGCTCGATGAAGTTTATTTGCTTCCATATTCTAATTTCAAAATGTTTTGGGAAAGACACATTAACGAAATTAAAAAGTCGATAACGGTTGAAGAAATAAGAAAAAATGGTTACTATATTCCTTATCAGTATCAACCACGATTGAATTATCTCAAAACAGTTGATAAGTTGATATTAGATGAAAGTGAGGACCGCGTATGA
- a CDS encoding DivIVA domain-containing protein: MSDVSLKLSAKDIYEKDFEKTMTRGYRREEVDAFLDDIIADYQKMADLDNEVVKLSEENNKLKKELEELRLRVATSRPQENKNFSSNSNATTKSNNNNNNNNNVDILKRISNLEKAVFGK, from the coding sequence ATGTCAGATGTTTCATTAAAATTATCAGCAAAAGATATTTATGAAAAAGATTTTGAAAAAACTATGACTCGTGGCTATAGAAGAGAAGAAGTAGATGCCTTCTTAGACGATATTATAGCAGATTATCAAAAGATGGCAGATTTAGATAATGAAGTTGTAAAACTTTCAGAAGAAAACAATAAACTAAAAAAAGAATTAGAAGAGTTACGTTTACGTGTTGCTACATCGAGACCACAAGAAAATAAAAATTTCTCTTCAAACAGTAATGCAACAACTAAAAGTAATAACAATAATAACAACAATAACAATGTAGATATTCTAAAACGAATATCTAATCTAGAAAAAGCAGTTTTCGGAAAATAA
- a CDS encoding class I SAM-dependent RNA methyltransferase, translated as MYQLLAVCPMGLEAVVAKEIQELGYETTVENGKIFFEGDETAIVKCNLWLRTADRIKIVVGQFKTTTFEELFEKTKALPWETLIEQNGNFPVQGRSVKSTLYSVPDCQAIVKKAIVERLKHAYQERGWLSENGAKYPVEVAILKDNALLTIDTSGSGLNKRGYRLAQGEAPIKETLAASLIRLANWTGDTPLVDPFCGSGTIAIEACLIAQNIAPGFNRDFVSEKWDIMPDSLYDEMRDEADQQANYDRELEIYAYDIDPEMIEIARRNAEEVGLADIIQFNVKDVNTLTLGDEKPYALIGNPPYGERIGDRDKVEEMYRYIGSLMQNHPQISTYVLTSNTEFEFLVNKKATKRRKLFNGYIECTYYQYWGEKKPRK; from the coding sequence ATGTATCAATTATTAGCTGTATGTCCAATGGGATTAGAAGCAGTTGTAGCCAAAGAAATTCAAGAATTAGGTTATGAAACAACTGTCGAAAATGGCAAAATCTTCTTTGAAGGTGATGAAACTGCAATTGTTAAATGTAACTTATGGTTACGCACAGCCGACAGAATCAAAATAGTAGTTGGACAATTTAAAACTACAACTTTTGAGGAACTATTTGAAAAGACAAAAGCATTGCCTTGGGAAACATTGATTGAACAAAACGGTAACTTCCCTGTACAAGGTCGTAGTGTTAAATCAACATTATATAGTGTGCCTGACTGTCAAGCTATCGTTAAGAAAGCAATTGTAGAACGTTTAAAGCACGCTTATCAAGAACGTGGGTGGTTAAGTGAAAATGGAGCAAAATATCCAGTTGAAGTGGCTATTTTAAAAGATAATGCACTGTTAACTATAGATACTTCTGGTTCAGGCTTAAATAAACGTGGCTATCGTTTGGCACAAGGTGAAGCTCCAATTAAAGAAACACTAGCAGCAAGTTTAATCCGTCTAGCTAACTGGACAGGTGACACGCCTTTAGTTGATCCATTTTGTGGATCGGGGACAATCGCAATTGAAGCTTGTTTAATCGCTCAAAACATCGCTCCTGGTTTCAACCGTGATTTTGTATCAGAAAAATGGGATATTATGCCAGATAGTTTATATGACGAAATGAGAGACGAAGCCGATCAACAAGCAAATTATGATCGTGAGCTAGAAATATATGCCTATGATATAGATCCAGAAATGATTGAAATAGCGCGCAGAAACGCTGAAGAGGTTGGTCTCGCTGATATTATTCAATTTAATGTTAAAGACGTTAACACATTAACTTTAGGCGATGAAAAACCGTATGCATTAATTGGTAACCCACCATACGGCGAACGTATAGGTGATAGAGATAAAGTCGAAGAAATGTATCGTTATATTGGATCACTTATGCAAAATCATCCACAAATATCAACTTACGTTCTTACAAGTAATACTGAATTCGAATTTTTAGTTAATAAGAAAGCAACAAAACGCAGAAAATTATTTAATGGTTATATTGAATGTACTTATTATCAATATTGGGGAGAGAAAAAACCTCGCAAGTAA
- a CDS encoding DUF1273 domain-containing protein, producing MIKTIYVTGYKSFELNIFKDDAPEVSYLKKFIEHKLNQLIEEGLEWVLIQGQMGIELWTAEVVLELKASHPDLKLGIITPFYGHSERWNEQNQAKYNNITQKADFVDSVFHVPYEGPHQFKQTDQFMLDHTDQTLLIYDEEQEASPKFFKHMLVDFMEKTNYTCDIVTFDELTEFINDLQWSQEQSFE from the coding sequence ATGATAAAAACAATTTATGTTACTGGCTATAAATCATTTGAACTCAACATATTCAAAGATGATGCACCAGAGGTTAGTTATTTAAAGAAATTTATCGAACATAAATTAAATCAGTTGATTGAAGAAGGGTTAGAGTGGGTATTAATACAAGGACAGATGGGTATAGAATTATGGACGGCAGAAGTGGTTCTTGAATTGAAGGCGAGCCACCCTGATCTAAAATTAGGTATAATAACGCCTTTTTATGGACATAGTGAAAGGTGGAACGAACAGAATCAAGCTAAGTATAATAACATTACACAAAAAGCAGACTTCGTTGACAGTGTGTTCCATGTCCCATATGAAGGCCCACATCAGTTTAAACAAACGGATCAATTCATGTTAGATCATACAGATCAGACACTTTTAATTTACGATGAAGAGCAAGAAGCTAGTCCTAAGTTCTTTAAGCACATGTTAGTTGATTTTATGGAAAAAACAAATTATACTTGTGATATTGTGACGTTCGATGAATTAACTGAGTTCATCAACGACTTACAGTGGTCTCAAGAACAAAGTTTTGAATGA